A section of the Asticcacaulis sp. EMRT-3 genome encodes:
- a CDS encoding TerB family tellurite resistance protein has translation MLFWKNLARLAARQFDPAECTECPKGPPGADPAFATAVTALGAKLAMADGLAHEVEQTAFLHVFQPDETAQRDVMRLYDLARQTTHGFESYARRLAKKYATCPQILEDVLEGLFHIAVSDGHLSDAEETYLETVADLFGFTRATYRRIRAGYAPPAEDDPYDVLGLTAAASDDEIRLARRARLTEFHPDRIRARGLPADFEPLYTQRTSRINQAYDQIVKERQLLAS, from the coding sequence ATGTTGTTTTGGAAAAATCTGGCCCGGCTGGCGGCGCGTCAATTCGACCCGGCCGAGTGCACCGAATGCCCGAAGGGGCCGCCGGGGGCCGACCCGGCCTTCGCCACCGCCGTCACCGCGCTCGGTGCCAAGCTGGCTATGGCCGACGGTCTGGCGCATGAGGTCGAGCAAACCGCTTTTCTGCACGTTTTTCAGCCTGATGAGACGGCGCAGCGCGATGTCATGCGCCTGTATGATCTGGCGCGCCAGACGACGCACGGCTTTGAATCCTATGCCCGCCGTCTGGCGAAAAAATACGCGACCTGCCCGCAAATCCTCGAAGACGTGCTGGAAGGCCTGTTTCATATCGCCGTTTCGGACGGTCATCTCAGCGATGCCGAGGAAACCTATCTCGAAACCGTGGCCGATCTGTTCGGCTTTACACGCGCCACCTATCGCCGCATCCGCGCTGGCTATGCGCCGCCCGCCGAGGACGATCCCTATGACGTGCTGGGCCTGACCGCCGCGGCCAGTGACGACGAGATCCGCCTTGCCCGCCGCGCCCGCCTGACCGAGTTTCACCCCGACCGCATCCGCGCCCGTGGCCTGCCCGCCGATTTCGAACCGCTCTATACGCAGCGCACATCACGCATCAATCAGGCTTATGACCAGATTGTGAAGGAAAGACAACTTCTGGCCTCATAG
- a CDS encoding septum formation inhibitor MinC yields the protein MRIFEQRIRGFRLIELVGVALLLVMFFWVFMSKVREGDDIRRLNDLDDQISAQQAAVNALRINVAQLERPQRLEDLAVTYLGMKPVAPSHETDLNAISQISQTTSRPAPVYATPPAPPATAPAADMTLDGNRALPISDDGSQDGSQDGAKDGAKDGARP from the coding sequence ATGCGCATTTTTGAACAGCGGATCCGCGGGTTTCGCCTGATCGAACTGGTCGGGGTGGCCCTGCTTCTGGTTATGTTCTTCTGGGTCTTCATGTCGAAGGTGCGCGAAGGCGACGATATTCGCCGCCTCAATGATCTGGATGATCAGATCAGCGCCCAGCAGGCGGCGGTCAATGCGCTGAGAATCAATGTGGCGCAGCTCGAACGCCCGCAACGGCTTGAAGATCTGGCGGTCACCTATCTGGGCATGAAGCCGGTGGCACCCAGTCATGAAACCGATCTCAACGCGATCAGTCAGATTTCGCAGACCACATCCAGGCCCGCCCCTGTCTATGCCACGCCGCCCGCCCCACCGGCCACAGCGCCCGCCGCCGATATGACCCTGGACGGCAATCGCGCCCTGCCGATCAGCGATGACGGGAGCCAAGACGGGAGCCAAGACGGGGCCAAAGACGGGGCCAAAGATGGGGCCAGACCATGA
- the metF gene encoding methylenetetrahydrofolate reductase [NAD(P)H], with translation MSPSLNPKLTKAISELAPIARSLAEGAQNLKVSFEFFPPKTEEMETILWESIRRLAPLKPDFVSVTYGAGGSTRERTHRTVKRILDETDLKPAAHLTCVEASREEVDEVIRGYWDAGVRHIVALRGDPPSGFGDYTPRHDAYQNATELTAAIRRIADFEVSVGVYPEKHPQSPSKAFDLDVLRQKVDAGATRGISQLFFEPATFLRYRDAVADAGIKIDLTPGIMPVSNFKGLRRMAAACAAHIPDWLENLFDGLDDDAETRKLLASAVAVELCLGLEREGVEDFHFYTLNRADLVFAICRILGLKVASA, from the coding sequence ATGAGCCCAAGCCTCAATCCCAAGCTGACCAAGGCCATATCCGAACTGGCCCCCATTGCCCGTTCGCTGGCCGAGGGCGCGCAAAACCTGAAAGTATCGTTCGAGTTTTTTCCGCCGAAGACGGAAGAGATGGAAACGATCCTGTGGGAATCGATCCGTCGCTTAGCGCCGCTGAAGCCCGATTTCGTGTCGGTGACCTATGGGGCGGGCGGTTCGACGCGCGAACGCACCCACCGCACGGTCAAGCGCATCCTTGATGAAACCGATCTTAAGCCCGCCGCCCACCTGACCTGCGTGGAGGCGTCGCGCGAAGAGGTCGATGAGGTGATCCGCGGCTACTGGGACGCAGGCGTGCGCCATATTGTGGCCCTGCGCGGTGATCCGCCTTCGGGTTTCGGCGACTATACGCCGCGCCATGATGCTTACCAGAACGCCACCGAACTGACCGCCGCGATTCGGCGCATCGCCGATTTCGAGGTCAGTGTCGGGGTCTATCCTGAAAAGCACCCGCAATCGCCGTCCAAGGCCTTCGATCTCGACGTGCTGCGTCAGAAGGTCGATGCCGGAGCGACGCGCGGCATCAGCCAGTTGTTTTTCGAACCCGCCACCTTTTTGCGTTACCGTGACGCCGTGGCTGACGCCGGAATCAAGATCGACCTGACGCCGGGCATCATGCCGGTCAGCAATTTCAAAGGTCTGCGCCGTATGGCCGCCGCCTGCGCCGCCCACATCCCCGACTGGCTGGAAAACCTGTTCGACGGGCTGGACGATGACGCCGAAACGCGCAAACTGCTGGCCTCGGCGGTGGCGGTTGAGCTATGTCTTGGCCTTGAGCGCGAGGGCGTCGAGGATTTCCATTTCTATACGTTGAACCGCGCCGATCTGGTCTTTGCCATTTGCCGGATACTAGGGCTGAAGGTGGCCTCAGCGTGA
- a CDS encoding ribbon-helix-helix domain-containing protein, with protein sequence MQTRTVTAHIPIELAEAVDAAAERLERPRGWIIKQALQSWISLEDRHHQMTLEALKEVDEGQFVEQGVIDAWIDGLD encoded by the coding sequence ATGCAGACCCGTACCGTTACCGCCCATATACCAATTGAGCTGGCCGAAGCTGTCGATGCCGCTGCCGAACGGCTGGAGCGACCGCGCGGCTGGATTATCAAACAGGCCCTGCAATCCTGGATCAGCCTCGAAGACAGGCATCATCAGATGACGTTGGAGGCCTTGAAAGAGGTCGATGAGGGCCAGTTTGTCGAACAGGGTGTGATTGATGCCTGGATTGACGGGCTCGACTAA
- a CDS encoding type II toxin-antitoxin system RelE/ParE family toxin, with translation MAVRLRWLSVSQRDLLRLHAFLKAVNPDAAKRIVKMLDAAIKTLPEYPQKGLRLDDYAPREVRSLVIGDYEVRYEIAADELIILRIWHMREDR, from the coding sequence ATGGCGGTGCGTCTGCGCTGGCTGTCGGTTTCGCAGCGTGATCTCCTGCGTCTCCATGCCTTCCTGAAAGCGGTCAATCCTGATGCCGCCAAACGTATCGTGAAGATGCTGGATGCCGCCATCAAGACCTTGCCCGAATATCCGCAAAAAGGCCTCAGGCTTGATGACTATGCGCCGCGTGAGGTGCGCTCACTTGTCATTGGCGATTATGAGGTGCGTTATGAAATCGCCGCGGATGAACTGATTATTCTGCGCATCTGGCATATGCGGGAGGATCGTTAG
- a CDS encoding LexA family transcriptional regulator, producing MSQAELSRLTGEGASKINEYSKGRILPSAITAIALAEALDVSVPYLMLGRAGVPDAARSVPILDASHALPGERNDLKLYSAQMTLDDHLMRQISRDTTDGLIMVRAEGDSMAPLITDGAHVLIDRQDRRLREGVFALRIGDDLRIKRLRPVGIGGIEMISDNPVYPPERFEGALLSHVAIIGRALWTGTRL from the coding sequence TTGTCGCAGGCCGAACTGAGCCGCCTCACCGGTGAGGGCGCGTCCAAGATCAATGAGTATTCGAAAGGTCGAATCCTGCCCTCGGCGATCACCGCCATTGCTCTGGCCGAGGCGCTCGACGTGTCGGTGCCCTATCTGATGCTGGGGCGCGCCGGCGTGCCTGATGCGGCCCGCAGCGTGCCAATTCTCGACGCCAGCCACGCTCTGCCCGGCGAACGCAACGACCTGAAACTGTACAGCGCCCAGATGACGCTCGACGATCACCTGATGCGTCAGATCAGCCGCGATACGACCGACGGCCTGATCATGGTGCGCGCCGAAGGCGACAGCATGGCGCCACTGATCACCGACGGCGCGCATGTGCTGATCGACCGTCAGGATCGCCGCCTGCGCGAAGGCGTGTTTGCCTTGCGCATCGGCGATGACCTGCGCATCAAGCGGCTGCGCCCGGTCGGCATCGGCGGAATCGAGATGATTTCGGACAATCCGGTCTATCCGCCCGAACGCTTTGAAGGCGCGCTTCTCAGCCATGTGGCGATCATCGGCCGTGCCCTGTGGACGGGCACGCGGCTGTAA
- a CDS encoding homocysteine S-methyltransferase family protein yields the protein MNRTDRIAALKAAAKERVLILDGSWGVMIQRRELEEADFRGERFKDHQSQLKGNNDILCLTRPDIIADLHDQYYAAGADISETNTFSATTIAQDDYHLDLQAVIDINREGAKIARQVADEWTQKEPHKPRFVAGSIGPLNKMLSMSSDVNDPGARLVTFDQVYQAYREQVAALYEGGVDLYLIETITDTLNCKAAIKAILDLEDATLEKTPQDKLPIWISGTITDRSGRTLSGQTAEAFWNSVRHAKPFAIGFNCALGADLMRPHIADLARVADCLVAAYPNAGLPNAMGQYDEQPHETAHELHEWAKDGIVNILGGCCGTTPDHIKHVADEVRGITPRAIPERPKALRLSGLEPFELI from the coding sequence ATGAACCGCACAGACCGCATCGCAGCCCTGAAAGCCGCCGCCAAAGAGCGCGTGCTGATCCTGGATGGCTCCTGGGGCGTGATGATCCAGCGCCGCGAGCTGGAGGAGGCCGATTTTCGTGGCGAGCGCTTTAAGGATCACCAGAGCCAGCTCAAGGGCAATAACGATATATTGTGCCTGACGCGACCCGACATCATCGCCGACCTGCATGATCAATATTACGCCGCCGGCGCCGATATTTCCGAAACCAACACCTTTTCGGCCACGACCATCGCCCAGGACGACTATCATCTCGACCTGCAAGCGGTGATCGACATCAACCGCGAGGGTGCAAAAATCGCCCGTCAGGTGGCCGATGAATGGACGCAGAAAGAGCCGCATAAGCCGCGCTTTGTGGCCGGCTCGATCGGGCCGCTCAACAAGATGCTGTCCATGTCGTCGGACGTTAATGATCCCGGCGCGCGGCTGGTCACGTTTGATCAGGTCTATCAGGCCTACCGCGAACAGGTGGCGGCGCTGTATGAGGGCGGGGTCGATCTCTATCTGATCGAAACCATCACCGACACGCTGAATTGCAAGGCGGCGATCAAGGCGATTCTCGATCTCGAAGACGCCACACTGGAAAAGACTCCGCAAGATAAGCTGCCGATCTGGATTTCGGGCACGATCACCGACCGTTCGGGACGCACTTTGTCGGGCCAGACCGCCGAGGCCTTCTGGAACAGTGTGCGCCACGCCAAGCCTTTCGCTATTGGCTTTAACTGCGCGCTGGGGGCCGATCTGATGCGTCCGCATATTGCCGATCTGGCGCGTGTCGCCGATTGTCTGGTGGCCGCCTATCCCAATGCCGGACTGCCCAATGCGATGGGCCAGTATGACGAACAACCACACGAAACCGCCCACGAACTGCACGAATGGGCGAAGGACGGCATCGTCAATATCCTCGGCGGCTGTTGCGGCACCACGCCCGATCACATAAAGCATGTGGCCGACGAGGTGCGTGGCATTACGCCGCGCGCCATTCCCGAACGCCCCAAGGCCCTGCGCCTGTCCGGGCTGGAACCTTTTGAACTGATCTGA
- a CDS encoding N-acetylmuramoyl-L-alanine amidase — protein MSLPPNSPPISGDYSSPNFNMRKGPPSMVVLHYTGMATGAEAMARLCDAQAQVSAHYVVEEDGRIFRLVAEERRAWHAGLSYWKGETDINDAAIGIEIVNPGHEFGYRDFPAVQIDAVIGLLDGIRARWDIADHRILAHSDVAPDRKTDPGERFPWEVLARHGHGLWVTPDMPPEGVMGPPLGLGEGGLGVFSLQAALGKLGYNLLPGGPYDEATATIVTAFQRHWLPDQIGTALEGRADARLRVTLMALLRHITLLEV, from the coding sequence ATGAGCCTGCCCCCCAACTCCCCCCCGATTTCCGGCGACTATAGCTCGCCCAATTTCAACATGCGCAAGGGCCCGCCTTCGATGGTGGTGCTGCACTATACCGGCATGGCCACGGGCGCCGAGGCTATGGCGCGTCTGTGCGATGCGCAGGCCCAGGTTTCAGCCCATTATGTTGTTGAGGAAGATGGCCGCATCTTCCGGCTGGTGGCCGAGGAACGCCGCGCCTGGCACGCTGGCCTGTCTTACTGGAAAGGCGAAACCGACATCAATGACGCCGCAATCGGCATTGAGATCGTCAATCCCGGCCATGAATTCGGTTATCGTGATTTTCCTGCCGTCCAGATCGACGCGGTGATCGGCCTGCTCGATGGAATCCGCGCCCGCTGGGATATTGCCGATCATCGCATTCTGGCCCATTCCGATGTGGCACCCGACCGCAAGACCGATCCCGGCGAACGCTTCCCGTGGGAGGTGCTGGCGCGGCATGGGCATGGCCTGTGGGTTACACCCGATATGCCACCCGAAGGGGTGATGGGGCCGCCTCTGGGTCTGGGCGAAGGCGGGTTGGGGGTTTTTTCGCTTCAGGCGGCTTTAGGCAAGCTCGGTTACAATCTCCTGCCCGGCGGGCCTTATGACGAGGCGACCGCCACCATCGTCACCGCTTTTCAGCGCCACTGGCTGCCCGATCAGATCGGTACGGCGCTGGAAGGCCGCGCCGATGCGCGCCTGCGCGTCACCCTGATGGCGCTGCTGCGCCACATTACGCTTTTGGAGGTTTGA
- the rsmH gene encoding 16S rRNA (cytosine(1402)-N(4))-methyltransferase RsmH, which yields MNQPPAHLSVMLPEVLASLGPLEGRLVVDGTFGAGGYSRAFLEAGAEVVAFDRDARVQPYVEALRRDFPDRFRWINRRFSEMSEGLAELGISHCDAIVLDIGVSSMQLDEAERGFSFMRDGPLDMRMSMDGRSAADIVNLEDKDEIARMIWLYGEERKSRGIAAAIVRRREERPFEQTLDLAEVVEKALGGRRGAPVHPATRTFQGLRIAVNDELGELEQALNSAANLLNPQGVLTVVTFHSLEDRIVKTFFNAQGGRLPQGSRHTPQTVRTVVPLYELITPKAVQASAAEAAANPRARSAKLRAARRTAAPSEPSSPPASASRRKART from the coding sequence ATGAATCAGCCCCCTGCCCACCTGTCCGTCATGTTGCCCGAAGTTCTGGCCTCGCTTGGCCCGCTTGAAGGCAGGCTGGTGGTGGACGGCACTTTCGGAGCCGGTGGCTATTCGCGCGCCTTTCTGGAAGCCGGCGCCGAGGTGGTGGCTTTTGACCGTGATGCGCGTGTGCAGCCCTATGTCGAAGCCCTGCGGCGCGATTTTCCCGATCGCTTTCGCTGGATCAATCGCCGCTTCTCGGAAATGAGCGAGGGGCTGGCCGAACTGGGCATTTCTCATTGCGACGCCATCGTGCTCGATATTGGCGTGTCGAGTATGCAGCTTGATGAGGCGGAGCGTGGCTTTTCCTTCATGCGCGACGGGCCGCTCGATATGCGCATGAGCATGGATGGGCGCAGCGCCGCCGATATTGTCAATCTCGAAGACAAGGATGAGATCGCGCGCATGATCTGGCTGTATGGTGAGGAGCGCAAGTCACGCGGCATTGCCGCCGCCATTGTGCGCCGCCGCGAAGAACGTCCGTTCGAACAGACGCTCGACCTGGCCGAGGTCGTGGAAAAGGCGCTGGGCGGCCGTCGCGGCGCGCCCGTTCACCCGGCCACGCGCACGTTTCAGGGCCTGCGCATTGCGGTCAATGATGAGTTGGGTGAGTTGGAACAGGCGTTAAACTCGGCGGCTAATTTATTGAATCCGCAGGGTGTTCTTACGGTTGTTACCTTTCATTCGCTCGAAGACCGTATCGTCAAAACCTTCTTCAATGCGCAAGGCGGTCGCCTGCCGCAGGGCTCGCGTCACACGCCGCAGACGGTACGCACGGTCGTCCCCCTGTATGAACTGATCACACCGAAGGCCGTGCAGGCCTCGGCGGCGGAGGCGGCGGCCAATCCGCGCGCCCGTTCGGCCAAGCTGCGCGCGGCAAGGCGTACCGCCGCGCCATCCGAACCCTCATCACCTCCTGCCAGCGCGTCACGCAGAAAGGCTCGCACATGA
- a CDS encoding D-alanine--D-alanine ligase, with translation MKTTILFGGNGRERLVAVATTQALTEALPDAELWFWDADDRVYAASREAVLGHERPFEVAFRADGALLGPLPQALDRAAAEDRVLVLGLHGGAPENGEFQVLCEQRGIPFTGSGSAASHLAFDKTAAKRFAGLAGVGSPATLTLDEADEALTHYGKLVAKPTQEGSSYGLMFVQSAQDLVAVRRAALREAYVIEPFISGHESTCGVLEQADGALIALPPVEIITASGSFDYESKYLAGSTQEICPARFAPEINVDLQRLAILAHKALSCRGYSRSDFIIGQNGPVYLETNTLPGLTRASLYPKSLKAQGIDFVDFLHGQIELAIKRTVL, from the coding sequence ATGAAGACGACGATCCTTTTCGGCGGCAATGGCCGCGAGCGTCTGGTGGCCGTGGCCACCACCCAGGCCCTGACCGAAGCCCTGCCGGACGCCGAGCTGTGGTTCTGGGACGCCGATGACCGCGTCTATGCAGCGTCGCGCGAGGCGGTGCTGGGCCATGAGCGGCCGTTTGAGGTGGCTTTCCGGGCTGATGGGGCGTTGCTCGGCCCCCTGCCTCAGGCGCTTGACCGGGCGGCGGCGGAGGATCGCGTTCTGGTGCTGGGCCTGCATGGCGGCGCGCCCGAAAACGGCGAGTTTCAGGTCTTGTGTGAGCAGCGGGGCATCCCGTTTACCGGCTCCGGCTCGGCGGCCTCGCACCTCGCTTTTGACAAGACCGCCGCCAAGCGCTTTGCCGGTCTGGCCGGGGTGGGATCGCCCGCCACGCTGACGCTCGATGAAGCCGATGAGGCGCTGACCCATTATGGCAAGCTGGTGGCCAAGCCGACTCAGGAAGGTTCGAGCTACGGTCTGATGTTTGTGCAATCGGCGCAGGATCTGGTGGCGGTGCGTCGGGCGGCCCTGCGCGAAGCCTATGTGATCGAGCCGTTTATCAGCGGGCATGAATCGACGTGCGGCGTGCTGGAACAGGCCGATGGCGCGCTGATCGCCCTGCCGCCGGTCGAGATCATCACCGCGTCGGGCAGCTTTGATTATGAGAGCAAATATCTGGCGGGCAGCACGCAGGAAATCTGCCCGGCGCGGTTTGCGCCTGAAATCAATGTTGATTTGCAGCGTCTGGCCATCCTCGCGCACAAGGCCCTGTCGTGCCGTGGCTATTCGCGCTCCGATTTCATCATCGGCCAGAACGGGCCGGTCTATCTGGAAACCAACACCCTGCCGGGGCTGACCCGCGCCTCGCTCTATCCGAAGTCGCTCAAGGCGCAGGGCATTGATTTTGTCGATTTCCTGCATGGGCAGATCGAACTGGCTATTAAGAGGACGGTGCTTTGA
- the metH gene encoding methionine synthase, producing the protein MTPVFINIGERTNVTGSAKFKKLIVEGDYTAALAVARQQVEAGAQVIDVNMDEGLLDSAVAMRTFLNLMAAEPDIARVPVMIDSSKWEVIEAGLKCVQGKAIVNSISMKEGLDKFKEQARACMRYGAAVVVMAFDEIGQADTAARKIEICTKAYRVLVDEVGFPPEDIIFDPNIFAVATGIDEHNNYAVDFIEAVKVIKANLPYARISGGVSNVSFSFRGNEPVRRAIHSVFLYYAIQAGMDMGIVNAGDLPVYDDINPELRQAVEDVILNRQQRHNITNTEYLVEIAPKYKGEKGVAPVVNLAWREGTVEERLSHALVHGITEFIDADTEEARLAAERPLHVIEGPLMAGMNVVGDLFGSGKMFLPQVVKSARVMKQSVAWLMPFMEAEKALHVAGGGTYQAAGKILMATVKGDVHDIGKNIVGVVLQCNNYEVIDLGVMVPADRILAEAKAHKVDMIGLSGLITPSLDEMVFVAREMQRQGFDIPLLIGGATTSKTHTAVKIEPGYHNNQVVYVLDASRAVGVVSNLLSDTESADFKAQTKADYVRVREAYGKGNSQPRSSLIEARANRFRIDWQAEPPVKPSFLGLKTFSPYDLHDLADYIDWTPFFSTWELAGKYPAILDDEIVGEAARELFKDAQDMLKQIIDEKWYTASGVVGFWPANATDDDDIEVYGDEERGEPIAVLHSLRQQMKKPRADQSNAALSDFIAPYGTPDWIGGFAVTAGHGQMEMAQKFKAAGDDYNAILATALADRLAEAFAEALHVRVRRELWGYAPDETLAVEDLIGEKYRGIRPAPGYPAQPDHTEKWTLFDLLDAPARTGMELTESLAMTPAASVSGLYFAHPKAHYFGVGKIEKDQVADYARRKGWQVDEAERWLSPILNYVPD; encoded by the coding sequence TTGACTCCTGTTTTTATCAATATCGGCGAACGCACCAATGTCACCGGCTCGGCCAAGTTCAAGAAACTGATCGTCGAGGGCGATTACACGGCGGCTCTGGCCGTGGCGCGCCAGCAGGTCGAGGCCGGGGCGCAGGTGATCGACGTCAATATGGACGAAGGCCTGCTCGATTCGGCCGTGGCCATGCGCACCTTCCTCAATCTGATGGCCGCCGAACCTGATATTGCCCGCGTGCCGGTGATGATTGACTCCTCGAAATGGGAGGTGATCGAAGCCGGTCTGAAATGCGTGCAGGGCAAGGCCATCGTCAATTCGATCTCGATGAAGGAAGGGCTTGATAAGTTTAAGGAACAGGCCCGCGCCTGTATGCGCTATGGCGCAGCCGTGGTGGTGATGGCCTTTGACGAGATCGGTCAGGCCGATACGGCGGCGCGCAAGATCGAAATCTGCACCAAGGCCTATCGCGTGCTGGTCGATGAGGTCGGTTTTCCGCCGGAAGATATTATCTTCGATCCCAATATCTTTGCGGTCGCCACCGGCATCGACGAGCATAATAATTACGCTGTCGATTTCATCGAGGCCGTCAAGGTCATCAAGGCCAATTTGCCCTATGCGCGCATTTCGGGCGGCGTGTCGAACGTGTCCTTCTCGTTCCGTGGCAATGAACCGGTGCGCCGCGCCATCCACAGCGTTTTTCTCTACTATGCCATCCAGGCGGGCATGGATATGGGCATCGTCAATGCCGGTGACCTGCCGGTCTATGACGACATCAACCCCGAACTGCGTCAGGCGGTCGAGGATGTGATCCTCAATCGCCAGCAGCGCCATAATATTACCAATACCGAATATCTGGTGGAGATCGCCCCGAAATACAAAGGCGAAAAGGGTGTGGCGCCGGTGGTCAATCTGGCCTGGCGCGAAGGCACGGTGGAAGAGCGCCTGTCGCACGCCCTGGTGCATGGCATTACGGAATTTATCGACGCCGATACCGAGGAGGCGCGGTTGGCTGCTGAGCGGCCTTTGCACGTCATTGAAGGGCCGTTGATGGCCGGGATGAATGTGGTTGGTGACCTGTTCGGTTCGGGCAAGATGTTCCTGCCGCAGGTGGTCAAATCGGCCCGCGTGATGAAGCAGTCCGTGGCCTGGCTGATGCCGTTCATGGAGGCCGAAAAGGCCCTGCATGTGGCTGGTGGCGGCACCTATCAGGCGGCGGGCAAGATCCTGATGGCGACGGTGAAGGGCGATGTCCACGACATCGGCAAGAATATCGTCGGCGTCGTGCTGCAATGTAACAATTACGAAGTGATCGACCTCGGCGTCATGGTGCCTGCCGACCGGATTCTGGCTGAGGCGAAGGCGCACAAGGTCGATATGATCGGGCTGTCCGGCCTGATCACGCCGTCGCTCGACGAGATGGTGTTCGTGGCGCGTGAGATGCAGCGTCAGGGCTTCGATATTCCGCTGCTGATCGGCGGGGCCACCACCTCGAAAACCCATACGGCGGTCAAGATCGAGCCGGGCTACCACAATAATCAGGTGGTCTATGTGCTCGATGCTTCGCGCGCCGTCGGCGTGGTGTCGAACCTGCTCAGCGACACGGAAAGCGCGGATTTCAAGGCCCAGACCAAGGCCGATTATGTGCGGGTGCGCGAAGCCTATGGCAAGGGCAACTCCCAGCCGCGCTCATCGCTTATCGAGGCGCGCGCCAATCGCTTCAGGATCGACTGGCAGGCCGAGCCGCCGGTCAAGCCGTCGTTTCTGGGCCTGAAGACCTTCTCGCCCTATGATCTGCACGATCTGGCCGACTATATCGACTGGACGCCGTTCTTCTCGACCTGGGAACTGGCGGGCAAATATCCGGCCATTCTGGATGATGAGATCGTCGGCGAGGCGGCGCGCGAGCTTTTCAAAGACGCGCAAGATATGCTGAAGCAGATCATCGACGAAAAATGGTACACGGCGTCCGGCGTGGTCGGTTTCTGGCCCGCCAATGCCACGGATGACGACGATATTGAGGTCTATGGCGACGAGGAACGCGGCGAACCGATCGCCGTGTTGCACAGCCTGCGTCAGCAGATGAAGAAGCCGCGCGCCGATCAGAGCAATGCGGCTCTGTCCGATTTCATCGCACCATATGGCACGCCCGACTGGATCGGCGGTTTCGCCGTCACGGCGGGCCACGGCCAGATGGAGATGGCGCAAAAATTCAAGGCGGCGGGCGATGATTATAACGCCATCCTCGCCACGGCCCTGGCTGACCGGCTGGCCGAAGCCTTCGCCGAGGCCCTGCATGTAAGGGTGCGGCGCGAACTGTGGGGCTATGCGCCCGACGAAACCTTAGCCGTCGAAGATCTGATCGGTGAAAAATATCGCGGCATCCGGCCCGCGCCCGGCTATCCGGCCCAGCCCGACCATACGGAAAAATGGACCCTGTTCGATCTGCTCGATGCGCCGGCCCGCACCGGTATGGAACTGACGGAATCGCTGGCCATGACGCCTGCGGCCTCGGTTTCGGGCCTCTATTTCGCCCATCCGAAGGCCCATTATTTCGGCGTCGGCAAGATCGAAAAGGATCAGGTAGCCGACTATGCCCGCCGCAAGGGCTGGCAGGTTGATGAAGCCGAGCGCTGGCTGTCACCGATCCTCAACTACGTGCCGGACTGA
- a CDS encoding division/cell wall cluster transcriptional repressor MraZ, protein MFLSSHEKPLDAKRRLLVPQDFRAAALTAHDGVEPFEGLYCFAAIDAACIECGGAAFFAGYRDVINEYPKFSPTRKALEHRFYAAMQRLSFDTAGRITLPEALCERFGLSGNVLIAGLGESFQIWNPDAYKTFEAEQAALVGAAFARREDLF, encoded by the coding sequence GTGTTTCTCTCCAGTCACGAGAAGCCATTGGATGCGAAGCGGCGACTTCTGGTGCCGCAGGATTTCCGCGCGGCCGCCCTGACTGCGCATGACGGCGTGGAGCCTTTCGAGGGGCTCTATTGTTTCGCGGCGATTGATGCCGCCTGTATCGAATGCGGTGGCGCGGCGTTTTTCGCCGGTTACCGCGATGTCATTAACGAATATCCGAAATTTTCGCCGACCCGCAAAGCCCTGGAGCATCGCTTCTATGCCGCCATGCAGCGCCTCAGCTTCGATACGGCGGGGCGCATCACCCTGCCGGAAGCGCTGTGTGAACGCTTCGGTCTGAGCGGCAATGTGCTGATTGCGGGGTTGGGTGAGTCCTTCCAGATATGGAATCCGGACGCTTACAAAACCTTCGAGGCCGAACAGGCGGCCCTGGTCGGAGCGGCCTTCGCCAGACGGGAGGATCTGTTCTGA